The Nitrospira sp. genome contains a region encoding:
- a CDS encoding ABC transporter ATP-binding protein: MLKLVGVTKTLGGQAVLRGVDLAVPEGKLTTIIGRSGEGKSVLLKHMIGLLQPDSGEVWVDGVEISRLRGHALNEVRKRFAMLFQGAALFDSLTVFENVAFPLREKLRMKGQDVTRRVEEMLDQVGLAGMGHKFPAELSGGMRKRAGLARALVMQPEIILFDEPTTGLDPLMAKSIHDLITSMQRKFGFTAVMVSHQIPEIFGISDYVAMLKQGKIAAMAEPAEFQRTTDPEIREFISVGGTVPLAREVSAG, translated from the coding sequence ATGCTGAAGCTCGTGGGGGTGACGAAGACCTTGGGAGGGCAAGCAGTCTTGCGGGGTGTCGATCTCGCGGTTCCTGAAGGGAAGCTCACCACGATCATCGGCCGAAGCGGCGAAGGGAAGAGTGTCCTGCTGAAGCACATGATCGGCCTGCTCCAGCCGGATTCCGGAGAAGTGTGGGTAGACGGCGTGGAGATTTCGAGGCTTCGCGGCCATGCGCTCAACGAAGTCCGTAAGCGGTTCGCTATGTTGTTTCAAGGGGCGGCGCTGTTCGATTCGCTGACGGTATTTGAGAATGTCGCGTTTCCGCTCCGGGAAAAACTCCGGATGAAAGGTCAAGACGTGACCCGCCGCGTCGAGGAGATGTTGGACCAAGTGGGCTTGGCAGGGATGGGGCACAAGTTCCCTGCGGAATTGAGCGGCGGGATGCGCAAGCGCGCCGGTCTGGCACGCGCGCTGGTGATGCAGCCGGAGATCATTCTCTTCGATGAGCCGACCACGGGGCTTGATCCCCTGATGGCCAAATCGATTCATGATCTCATCACGAGTATGCAGCGGAAGTTCGGATTTACCGCCGTGATGGTCAGCCATCAGATTCCGGAGATATTCGGCATTTCAGATTACGTGGCGATGTTGAAACAAGGGAAGATTGCGGCGATGGCCGAGCCGGCTGAATTCCAGCGAACCACGGATCCTGAGATCAGAGAATTCATCTCGGTCGGCGGGACGGTACCGCTGGCCAGAGAGGTCTCCGCGGGTTAG
- a CDS encoding BamA/TamA family outer membrane protein codes for MRSLAVSIILVLLGSLCPISLDRAQADVRYFPIPAVSSSKNDGNDIGMIVPALITGPDGDLKYLVAPMVVYNSIVGTRATVNLFRYEPGGKELRGIASWTEQIERKFLLSYVDPGFSNGRYSIGFSAMHFKNATVRFFGLGPTTVKENESNYTAAETRLNWKFGIHANEVTQIAVSQRLRHMQSIQEGGTNLPFSGDLFPNAPGVEGATVLGQRVSFHYDTRNNLVTPTDGTAITAYAELNYNFKPGSEPLYSRYGLEVKKMFASESKRAILVVRGDLQATLGSDVPFYEQSSLGGQNNLRGFGVDRYIDKQLIAFSVEERIHILRARLAGVMADFEIAPFIDTGQVFNSFKNVSFKDYRITPGIGFRGIIRPNVVGRIDYGFSKEGGAIFAGLDFPY; via the coding sequence ATGCGTAGCCTTGCTGTCAGTATCATTCTCGTACTGCTCGGGAGTCTGTGCCCGATCTCTCTTGACCGAGCCCAGGCCGACGTGCGGTATTTCCCCATCCCTGCCGTCAGTTCCAGCAAGAACGACGGCAACGATATCGGCATGATTGTACCGGCTCTCATCACGGGACCGGATGGGGATCTCAAATATCTGGTTGCGCCGATGGTGGTCTACAATTCGATCGTCGGCACTCGAGCAACCGTCAATCTGTTCCGGTACGAACCCGGGGGCAAGGAACTCCGAGGGATTGCGTCCTGGACAGAGCAAATCGAACGAAAATTCCTTTTAAGCTATGTTGATCCAGGATTCAGCAATGGTCGGTACAGCATCGGGTTCAGTGCCATGCATTTCAAGAATGCGACGGTGCGGTTCTTCGGACTTGGGCCGACTACCGTGAAGGAAAACGAGTCAAATTACACGGCCGCTGAGACGAGGTTGAATTGGAAATTCGGGATCCACGCGAACGAAGTCACGCAAATCGCGGTCAGTCAGCGATTGCGGCATATGCAATCGATCCAAGAGGGCGGCACGAACCTCCCCTTTTCGGGCGATCTGTTTCCGAATGCGCCGGGCGTGGAAGGGGCTACGGTTCTCGGGCAGCGGGTCAGCTTCCATTACGATACCCGTAACAATCTGGTCACGCCGACCGATGGGACCGCGATTACCGCCTATGCCGAGCTCAACTACAACTTCAAGCCGGGATCGGAACCGCTCTATTCCAGGTATGGGCTCGAGGTGAAGAAGATGTTTGCGAGCGAGTCCAAGCGCGCCATCCTTGTGGTTCGTGGTGATTTGCAGGCCACGCTGGGTTCGGATGTGCCGTTTTATGAGCAGAGCTCCTTGGGCGGCCAGAACAACCTGCGCGGGTTTGGGGTAGACCGGTACATCGACAAGCAACTGATCGCGTTCAGCGTGGAGGAGCGAATTCATATCTTGCGGGCGCGTCTTGCCGGAGTCATGGCGGATTTTGAGATAGCGCCGTTCATCGATACCGGGCAGGTGTTCAACTCATTTAAGAATGTGAGCTTCAAAGACTACCGCATCACGCCGGGTATCGGGTTTCGGGGTATCATTCGGCCCAACGTCGTGGGACGGATCGACTACGGGTTCAGTAAGGAGGGCGGAGCCATTTTTGCCGGGCTCGATTTTCCTTACTAG
- the mlaD gene encoding outer membrane lipid asymmetry maintenance protein MlaD has translation MDKSRLELIVGVFVLVGIVCLGYLSIKLGKLELIGGDVYEVDALFNSASGLKPGATVEIAGVEVGRVKAINLKEDRAMVKLVVQNGTKLYSDTIASIKTRGIIGEKYLALSPGGGGDPLKPGDAIRDTESGLDLEELVSQYVHGKVN, from the coding sequence ATGGATAAAAGCAGACTGGAATTGATCGTCGGTGTGTTTGTGCTGGTCGGGATTGTGTGTCTGGGGTATCTCTCGATCAAATTGGGAAAGTTGGAGCTCATCGGAGGAGATGTGTACGAGGTCGATGCCCTGTTCAACTCAGCGTCGGGACTGAAACCGGGAGCCACCGTGGAAATCGCCGGCGTCGAGGTGGGCCGAGTGAAGGCCATTAATCTGAAAGAGGATCGGGCCATGGTGAAGCTGGTGGTCCAGAACGGAACGAAGCTCTATTCCGATACGATCGCCTCGATCAAGACTAGAGGGATCATTGGAGAAAAGTACCTTGCGCTCTCGCCGGGTGGGGGCGGAGATCCACTGAAACCAGGAGACGCCATTCGCGATACCGAATCAGGCCTTGACCTGGAGGAATTGGTCAGCCAGTACGTTCACGGCAAGGTCAACTAA
- a CDS encoding 1-deoxy-D-xylulose-5-phosphate synthase, with the protein MSILKTIHSPADLKRLSPDRFPALCQEIREQIIGAVSNVGGHLASNLGVVELTVALQYLLDTPADKIVWDTSNQSYTHKLLTGRREQFHTLRQYGGLSGFCKREESEYDTFNAGHAGTGVSAAFGMVEAREQLKQKHKVVCVVGDGAMTAGMTLEGLHHAGGLGKDFLVILNDNQMSISKNVGAISAYLSRTITGEFYGRMREETGQLLRKIPHIGYDMQKLARRAEELAKGVILPGLLFEELGFQYSGPIDGHNFEHLLPTIENVLKMKGPVLLHIITKKGLGYEPAMKNPVWFHACPPFVRETGAPAKKASRPSYTAIAMDTLVKLAREDRRVVAITAAMCEGTGLTTFEKEFPDRLYDVGIAEQHAVTFAAGLAAQGMKPVVAMYATFLQRAYDQVVHDVATQNLPVVFCIDRGGLVAEDGTTHHGAFDYAYLRHVPNMVVMAPKDENELQHMVKTCLEHNGPISVRYPRGVSLGVKMDEAPRAVPVGKGELLKDGTDVAIVAIGVSVWQAVEAAERLSQEGVSAAVVNGRFVKPLDHELIVDVAKRVKYVVTVEEGCRTGGFGSAVLETLSEAGVTHLKTKVIGLPDWYIEQGPQDLLRERYGLTSEGIYQSVKELIGTAPSVKSQFAGAGLADHLPHGDEQGS; encoded by the coding sequence ATGTCTATTCTTAAAACGATCCATAGTCCGGCCGATCTGAAGCGGTTGTCCCCCGACCGATTTCCGGCGTTGTGCCAGGAGATTCGTGAACAGATTATCGGAGCGGTCTCCAATGTCGGCGGGCATCTGGCTTCGAACTTGGGCGTGGTTGAGCTCACGGTCGCCTTGCAATATCTCCTGGATACACCGGCTGACAAAATCGTTTGGGATACGAGCAATCAATCCTACACGCACAAACTCCTCACCGGCCGCCGTGAGCAGTTCCACACGCTGCGCCAGTACGGTGGATTGAGTGGATTTTGCAAGCGCGAGGAGAGCGAGTACGATACGTTCAATGCCGGCCATGCGGGCACGGGTGTGTCGGCCGCCTTCGGCATGGTGGAAGCCCGGGAACAGTTGAAACAGAAACATAAAGTCGTCTGTGTCGTGGGTGACGGTGCCATGACGGCGGGAATGACTCTGGAAGGACTGCATCATGCCGGAGGGCTCGGCAAGGACTTCCTTGTGATTTTGAACGACAATCAGATGTCGATCTCGAAGAACGTCGGGGCCATTTCCGCCTACTTGAGTCGGACCATCACAGGGGAGTTCTACGGACGAATGCGCGAGGAAACCGGTCAGTTGCTGCGCAAGATTCCTCACATCGGCTACGACATGCAAAAACTCGCTCGCCGGGCCGAAGAACTCGCCAAAGGCGTGATTCTTCCGGGATTGCTCTTTGAAGAGCTGGGATTCCAATACAGTGGTCCCATCGATGGCCATAACTTTGAACATCTCCTGCCGACGATTGAGAATGTCCTCAAGATGAAGGGGCCGGTCCTGCTGCATATCATCACGAAGAAAGGGCTCGGCTACGAGCCGGCCATGAAGAATCCGGTGTGGTTTCATGCCTGTCCTCCGTTTGTTCGGGAAACAGGTGCGCCCGCGAAGAAAGCCTCCCGCCCGTCCTACACGGCGATCGCCATGGATACGCTCGTCAAGTTGGCGCGCGAGGATAGGCGCGTCGTGGCCATCACTGCGGCGATGTGCGAAGGCACGGGATTGACGACCTTCGAAAAGGAATTTCCGGATCGGCTGTATGACGTCGGCATCGCCGAGCAGCATGCCGTGACGTTCGCGGCGGGGCTGGCCGCTCAGGGGATGAAGCCGGTCGTCGCGATGTACGCGACCTTCCTCCAGCGGGCATATGATCAGGTCGTGCATGATGTCGCGACCCAGAATCTTCCGGTGGTCTTCTGCATCGATCGTGGCGGGCTCGTCGCTGAGGATGGGACGACGCATCACGGCGCCTTCGACTATGCCTATCTGCGCCATGTTCCCAACATGGTGGTGATGGCTCCCAAAGATGAAAACGAGTTGCAGCATATGGTGAAAACCTGCCTGGAACATAACGGACCCATTTCGGTGCGGTATCCGCGAGGCGTGAGCCTCGGCGTGAAGATGGACGAGGCCCCCAGGGCGGTGCCTGTGGGAAAAGGCGAGCTTCTGAAGGACGGAACCGACGTTGCCATCGTTGCGATCGGGGTCTCGGTCTGGCAGGCCGTGGAAGCAGCGGAACGTCTCAGCCAGGAAGGGGTCTCCGCAGCGGTGGTAAACGGCCGGTTCGTCAAGCCACTTGATCACGAACTGATTGTGGATGTGGCGAAGCGAGTCAAGTATGTCGTGACGGTGGAAGAGGGCTGCAGGACCGGTGGGTTCGGGTCCGCGGTATTGGAAACACTTTCGGAAGCCGGCGTGACTCATCTGAAGACCAAGGTTATAGGCTTGCCCGATTGGTATATCGAACAAGGCCCCCAAGATCTGCTTCGTGAACGGTATGGCTTGACGAGCGAAGGCATCTATCAAAGCGTCAAGGAACTGATCGGCACGGCTCCGTCGGTGAAATCTCAATTTGCCGGTGCTGGTCTGGCAGACCATCTTCCTCATGGAGACGAGCAGGGCAGCTGA
- a CDS encoding ABC transporter permease has translation MNLPEAIGRWALGYVAEMGRMLVFVVSSFAWLARPPLRIIQIVKQLHFIGYKSTFVVVLTAAFTGMVLALQGYYTLRKFGSEGLLGSAVALSMIRELGPVLAALMVTARAGSAMTAEIGIMRITEQIDALDTMAINPLQYLIAPKLVAGLIGVPLLVAIFDVVGIYGGHLVGVDLLGVNAGSYWNSIESAVEWKDIYGGILKSISFGLIVSWICCYKGFYTRMSAEGLGTATTEAVVLSSVLILVWDYFLTSVLL, from the coding sequence ATGAACCTTCCTGAAGCAATCGGCCGATGGGCGCTCGGATACGTGGCTGAAATGGGCCGGATGCTGGTCTTCGTGGTGTCCTCTTTCGCCTGGTTGGCCCGTCCGCCGTTGCGGATCATTCAGATCGTCAAGCAGCTGCACTTCATCGGCTATAAATCGACGTTTGTCGTCGTGCTGACGGCGGCCTTCACCGGGATGGTCCTGGCCCTGCAAGGATACTATACGTTACGAAAATTCGGTTCCGAAGGGCTGTTGGGTTCCGCCGTGGCGCTCAGCATGATTCGCGAGCTGGGGCCGGTGTTGGCCGCACTTATGGTTACGGCGAGAGCCGGTTCGGCCATGACGGCGGAAATCGGGATCATGCGGATCACGGAGCAGATCGATGCGCTCGATACCATGGCGATCAACCCGCTCCAATACCTGATCGCTCCGAAGCTTGTGGCCGGCTTGATCGGTGTGCCCCTGTTGGTCGCGATCTTCGATGTCGTCGGCATTTACGGCGGCCATTTGGTCGGAGTGGATCTGCTTGGCGTGAATGCCGGCTCGTATTGGAATTCCATTGAATCCGCGGTGGAATGGAAAGACATCTATGGCGGCATTCTCAAATCCATCAGTTTTGGGCTGATTGTGAGCTGGATTTGTTGCTATAAGGGGTTTTACACCAGAATGAGCGCCGAAGGCTTGGGGACCGCGACGACCGAGGCGGTCGTGTTGTCGTCGGTCTTGATTCTCGTGTGGGACTATTTTTTGACCTCGGTCTTGTTGTAA
- the shc gene encoding squalene--hopene cyclase, with protein sequence MNIIKALFSRLSDSLLSTVQGRFDPATEFTPMAPLRLVSDKPVVLPSLDPSSIRRPIAHAVSQPDAVDDAIRRSQSWFLNRQHAEGYWVAELEADTTLTSEYLMLRRFLDRVDPDREEKAVRYLKSMQLPDGGWPIYYGGPTEISASVKAYFALKLSGVSADEPCMVRAKERILAMGGVVQANVFTKITLALFDQYDWEGIPHMPVEIMLLPKKFYFSIYAISYWSRAVLIPLLIVFAHRPVCQIPREQGIEELYPIPRAEIRYWKYPPFNKDQAWFTPHNFFVALDAMLKLYDRMPMRVLREKALHKAACWMLEHLKGSGGLGAIYPAMANSIMALECLGYGADDPLVVKALREIEELEVYDSAMVDGELAPTLHLQPCFSPIWDTALLTNALVEAGLPQDHPALQKAGRYLISRQTKSVGDWIVSSPNAEPGGWYFQFENELYPDVDDSAVVLMALSKLKIPTGEGELNESIRRGMRWVLAMQGSDGGWGAYDKDNNRVVFNYIPFADHKALLDPSTSDLAGRCLEMLGALGYDNTHPAVAPALAFLKKEQEEDGSWYGRWGVNYIYGTWSVLAGLRAIGEDLSAPYIRRAVSWLESKQNSDGGWGESCLSYNDLEHHGQGESTPSQTAWALMAMMSAGATDSFSVARGVQFLLRHQMKDGSWEEISHTGTGFPRVFYLRYHWYCQYFPLWALAMYRNLRSRGKMRADELRHHMQGNDSYRSER encoded by the coding sequence ATGAACATCATCAAGGCGTTATTCAGCCGCCTCTCTGACAGCCTGCTTTCGACCGTTCAGGGACGATTCGATCCTGCGACGGAGTTTACACCCATGGCTCCGCTTCGATTGGTGTCCGACAAGCCGGTTGTCCTCCCTTCGTTAGATCCTTCTTCTATTCGTCGTCCCATCGCACATGCTGTCAGCCAGCCTGATGCAGTGGATGACGCGATCCGGCGGAGTCAGTCATGGTTCCTGAACCGTCAGCATGCTGAAGGGTACTGGGTCGCCGAGCTGGAAGCGGACACGACACTGACATCCGAATACTTGATGCTCCGTCGATTCCTCGATCGTGTGGACCCCGATCGGGAGGAGAAGGCCGTTCGGTATCTCAAGTCGATGCAACTGCCCGACGGCGGATGGCCGATTTATTACGGCGGGCCGACTGAAATCAGTGCGTCCGTCAAGGCGTATTTTGCGCTGAAGTTGAGTGGTGTGTCGGCGGACGAACCGTGTATGGTTCGGGCGAAAGAACGAATCTTGGCAATGGGGGGAGTCGTCCAAGCCAACGTGTTTACAAAAATCACGCTGGCGTTGTTCGATCAGTATGATTGGGAAGGCATTCCCCATATGCCCGTCGAGATCATGCTGCTGCCGAAGAAGTTCTATTTCAGTATCTACGCGATCTCCTATTGGTCTCGAGCCGTCTTGATTCCGTTGCTGATCGTCTTTGCTCACCGTCCGGTCTGCCAAATTCCCCGTGAACAGGGTATCGAGGAACTCTATCCGATCCCGCGAGCGGAGATCCGGTATTGGAAGTATCCCCCGTTCAACAAGGATCAAGCGTGGTTCACGCCCCATAATTTCTTTGTTGCTCTGGATGCGATGTTGAAGCTGTACGACCGGATGCCCATGCGGGTATTGCGGGAGAAGGCGCTTCATAAAGCCGCCTGTTGGATGTTGGAGCACCTCAAAGGGTCTGGCGGGCTCGGTGCGATTTATCCGGCGATGGCAAATTCCATCATGGCACTCGAATGCTTGGGCTATGGCGCGGATGATCCCCTTGTCGTCAAGGCACTTCGTGAGATCGAGGAGCTGGAAGTCTACGATTCCGCCATGGTTGACGGTGAACTTGCTCCTACTCTCCATCTTCAGCCTTGTTTTTCTCCCATTTGGGATACCGCGTTGCTCACGAATGCGCTGGTTGAAGCGGGGTTGCCACAAGATCACCCGGCGCTCCAAAAAGCGGGCCGGTATCTCATCTCCAGGCAGACCAAGTCGGTGGGTGACTGGATTGTCTCCTCGCCGAACGCGGAACCGGGCGGATGGTATTTCCAGTTTGAAAACGAGCTGTATCCGGACGTCGATGATTCCGCCGTAGTCCTCATGGCGCTGTCAAAATTGAAGATTCCGACCGGGGAGGGCGAGCTGAACGAATCCATCCGTCGCGGTATGCGATGGGTGCTGGCGATGCAGGGATCCGATGGAGGGTGGGGCGCCTACGATAAGGACAATAACCGTGTCGTGTTCAATTATATCCCGTTTGCCGACCACAAAGCGCTTCTTGACCCGAGCACGTCCGATCTGGCTGGACGATGTCTGGAGATGCTTGGCGCCTTGGGTTATGACAACACACATCCAGCCGTTGCGCCGGCTCTGGCCTTTCTGAAGAAGGAGCAAGAAGAGGACGGCAGTTGGTATGGGCGGTGGGGGGTCAACTACATTTATGGAACCTGGTCCGTCTTGGCCGGGCTGAGAGCCATCGGCGAAGATCTCTCGGCACCCTATATTCGGCGGGCTGTGTCCTGGCTGGAATCAAAACAGAATTCTGACGGGGGATGGGGAGAGTCCTGCCTTTCTTACAATGACCTCGAGCATCATGGTCAAGGAGAGAGTACGCCGTCGCAAACAGCATGGGCACTCATGGCCATGATGTCGGCCGGAGCGACTGACTCCTTCAGTGTCGCGCGCGGAGTGCAATTTCTTCTCCGTCATCAAATGAAGGACGGATCGTGGGAAGAAATCTCTCACACCGGGACCGGGTTTCCGCGAGTGTTCTATCTTCGGTACCATTGGTACTGTCAGTACTTCCCGTTGTGGGCCTTAGCAATGTATCGCAACCTCCGTTCTCGCGGGAAGATGCGAGCCGATGAACTTCGCCATCACATGCAAGGAAATGACTCATACCGGTCCGAGCGTTGA
- a CDS encoding ABC transporter substrate-binding protein, with protein MAIRNVWGRQAWFRWGAIAFVVVAAVGLGAVPGYAGAPTDSMKVTIDEVLRIVREKELKQPEKADERRHLLEKVVAVRFDYTEMSRRALGAPWNQLTDQQKQEFVDLFRTLLTNSYADKIETYSGEGVQYLNERTEKEYAEVRTKVLSGKTEIPLDYRLINRADDWRVYDVIVDGVSLVNNYRGQFTKIIRASSYSDLVDQLRKKSDKLKAP; from the coding sequence ATGGCGATCAGGAATGTGTGGGGCAGGCAAGCATGGTTCCGTTGGGGTGCGATAGCGTTTGTGGTGGTGGCAGCGGTCGGGCTGGGAGCGGTTCCGGGGTACGCGGGCGCTCCGACCGACTCCATGAAGGTGACGATAGATGAGGTTCTCCGCATCGTCCGGGAAAAAGAGCTCAAACAGCCGGAGAAAGCCGATGAGCGTCGCCACTTGCTTGAGAAAGTGGTGGCGGTTCGATTCGACTATACGGAAATGTCCCGGCGGGCACTCGGCGCGCCTTGGAATCAGCTGACCGATCAGCAGAAACAGGAATTCGTCGACCTTTTTCGGACGTTACTGACGAACTCGTATGCCGATAAGATCGAGACCTATTCCGGAGAAGGCGTGCAGTACTTGAATGAACGGACGGAGAAGGAGTACGCGGAAGTTAGGACCAAAGTGCTCTCCGGAAAAACGGAGATCCCGCTCGACTATCGCCTAATCAACAGGGCTGATGATTGGCGGGTCTACGACGTCATCGTCGATGGCGTCAGCCTGGTGAACAACTATCGCGGGCAGTTTACCAAGATTATTCGTGCCTCTTCCTATTCGGATCTCGTCGATCAACTCCGCAAGAAATCCGATAAGCTCAAGGCACCATAA